A stretch of the Lactuca sativa cultivar Salinas chromosome 9, Lsat_Salinas_v11, whole genome shotgun sequence genome encodes the following:
- the LOC122195974 gene encoding LOW QUALITY PROTEIN: uncharacterized protein LOC122195974 (The sequence of the model RefSeq protein was modified relative to this genomic sequence to represent the inferred CDS: substituted 2 bases at 2 genomic stop codons): MALSSTFEERLYQMQETRNQRLSLLQAEKELQQNKSQAMASKLSGIXYIEXRCFKLNHKIASQQFIISFLKSQLDRLDS, from the exons ATGGCGCTTTCATCTACATTCGAAGAGAGACTTTATCAAATGCAGGAAACCAGAAACCAACGCCTCTCTCTTTTGCAA GCCGAGAAAGAGCTCCAACAAAATAAATCTCAAGCTATGGCTTCGAAGCTTTCTGGTATCTGATACATTGAATAGAGGTGCTTCAAGCTCAATCACAAAATTGCCTCACAACAATTCATTATTTCTTTCCTCAAATCACAACTCGATCGCCTTGATTCATGA
- the LOC111921262 gene encoding uncharacterized protein LOC111921262: MERNTPVRKPHTSTADLLTWSENPAADSPATGSAASAARSSARSHQPSDGISKVVFGGQVTDEEVESLNKRKPVSGYKLKEITGSGIFAAGGENNIEETDPSNPTPTNKTGLRMYQQTVAGISHISFGEEESVSPKKALSEAKQRELTGTLDSESEARLKKQISDAKNKELSGHNIFAPPPEIQPRPLAARALALRETISIGESAPNPEDSMVKTAKKIPSQKFTELSGNNIFKGDEAPASNEKSLSSAKLREMSGSDIFADGKAESRDYLGGVRKPPGGESSIALV; this comes from the exons ATGGAGAGGAACACGCCGGTGAGAAAACCTCACACTTCAACGGCAGATCTGTTAACCTGGTCGGAAAATCCCGCAGCTGATTCACCGGCTACCGGCTCCGCTGCCTCAGCTGCCCGCTCCTCCGCTCGGTCTCATCAG CCTTCAGATGGGATCAGTAAGGTTGTGTTTGGAGGTCAGGTTACAGATGAAGAAGTCGAGAGTTTGAACAAAAG GAAACCTGTTTCAGGATACAAGTTGAAGGAGATAACAGGAAGTGGCATATTCGCAGCTGGTGGAGAGAATAACATTGAAGAAACAGATCCATCAAACCCAACTCCAACTAATAAAACTGGATTACGAATGTATCAG CAAACAGTTGCTGGAATCAGCCACATATCATTCGGAGAAGAAGAATCAGTGTCTCCAAAAAAAGCTCTTTCTGAAGCCAAACAGCGTGAACTAACAGGAACACTAGACAGTGAATCAGAAGCAAGATTGAAAAAACAAATCTCAGATGCAAAAAACAAAGAACTCAGTGGCCATAACATATTCGCACCACCACCTGAAATCCAACCCCGCCCGTTAGCTGCCCGAGCACTTGCCCTAAGAGAAACCATAAGCATTGGTGAATCTGCCCCAAACCCTGAAGATTCCATGGTGAAAACAGCAAAGAAGATTCCATCCCAAAAGTTTACAGAACTTTCTGGAAACAATATTTTCAAAGGAGATGAAGCTCCTGCAAGTAATGAAAAGTCATTGAGTTCAGCTAAGCTTAGGGAGATGAGTGGGAGTGATATATTTGCTGATGGGAAAGCGGAATCTAGAGACTATCTAGGTGGCGTTCGCAAGCCGCCAGGTGGCGAGAGTAGCATTGCATTGGTGTAG